The sequence GTGCTTAAATTTATATTTTTTGTGCCCTCGCCTGTGAAAAAGCCAAGCTCGGCGTCAAAAACGTTTTTACCGTTAAATTTAGCCTCTTTTACACTGTCGCTCATCGCATTTTTAAGCGCATTTATCTCGCCTTTTATGCCCTTTTGCTCGTTCGCTGAAAGAGCTGGGTTTGAAAGCTTGCTTGATAGCTCGCCGATCTTATCCGCACTCTCGCTTAAATTTAAAAGCGTTGAGTCGGCGATCTGAAGCATACCGATCATATCGTTTGCATTTGCCATGCCCTCATTTAGGACATTTGTTTGCGAAAGTAAGCTCTCTGCGATTTGCAAATTTGCACCTGATGCTTTGATCTCGCTATTTGCAGAGATGGCGTTTAGCGCCTTTTTCTCGCTATTTTTAGCTTGATCTAAATAATAGTTTCCTGAAGCCTGGTTTGCAGTATAAGTTCCTAACTTCATATCAACTCCTTTTTTAGTAGTTTCGTGATGGATTTTACTATAAATTTCATAAAAAGTTGCAAAAATATTTCTTAAAGCAAAAAATATTTTTAAAAAGAATTTAGAAAAACTTAATTTTCCTAAATTCTTTGCCCTTTTTAGTCTTCTAATCTCACTGCAATTGATCTTTTATGAGCCGTTAATCCTTCGGCTTCGGCTAGCTGCATGCATGGTTTGCCAAGGTGCATGATACCTTTTCTACTAACTGAGATGATAGAGCTTCGCTTCATGAAATTTTCAACTCCAAGCGGCGAGTAAAATCTCGCACTTCCGCCAGTTGGCAAGGTGTGGTTTGGTCCAGCGATGTAGTCGCCCATCGCTTCAGGCGTGAAGTGTCCAAAAAATATCGCTCCAGCGTGTTTTACCTCGTCCATATAGCTCAAAGCGTCGTTTGTAGCGATCTCTAGGTGCTCCACAGCAAGCTCGTTCATCAGCTTAAAGCACTCTTGCAAATCTTTTGCAACGATGATAGCGGCTTTGTTTCTCATACTAGCACTAGCGATTGGTTCTCGTTTTAGAGTTTTTAGCTCGTCCTCCACGTGTCTTTGCACCGCCCTTGCGAAGGCCTCCACTGGCGTTATCAAAAAGGCACTTGCAATCTCGTCGTGCTCGGCTTGCGAGAGTAGATCGATCGCTATGTGGCGAGGGTCCGCACTATCATCAGCGATCACGCCTATCTCGCTTGGACCTGCGATCATATCGATATTTACGTCGCCATAAACTAGCTTTTTAGCAGTCGCTACGTAGATGTTGCCAGGTCCTGTGATGACATCGACCTTTGGCACGGTTGCTGTGCCGTAAGCCATCGCTGCGATCGCGCTCGCACCGCCTATTTTAAAGGCTGTTTTGATGCCACATAGATGCATCGCAGCAAGAAGTAGAGGATTTACCTTGCCACCTGGTGCTGGGGTGCAAACTACGATCTCTTTTACGCCAGCCACGATTGCTGGGATAGCATTCATGAGAAGCGAGCTAGGATATGCAGCCTTGCCGCCTGGGATATAAAGGCCAGCGCGATCAACCGGAGTGTATTTAGCACCTAGCAAGATGTCGTGCTCGTCCTTATAGGTCCAGTCGCTCGGTTTTGTGCGCTCATGATAGCTTTTTATCCTATCATGGGCTAAATTTAGAGCCACTCTTAGGGCGTTATCTAGCGAGTTGTAGGCCGCT is a genomic window of Campylobacter concisus containing:
- the hisD gene encoding histidinol dehydrogenase, yielding MKFLHSSDADFESKFSQLVRRSDNDMSAVMPVVTGIIDEIRKDGDSALFTQISKFDKFSVTSKSDIIIDVKEMEAAYNSLDNALRVALNLAHDRIKSYHERTKPSDWTYKDEHDILLGAKYTPVDRAGLYIPGGKAAYPSSLLMNAIPAIVAGVKEIVVCTPAPGGKVNPLLLAAMHLCGIKTAFKIGGASAIAAMAYGTATVPKVDVITGPGNIYVATAKKLVYGDVNIDMIAGPSEIGVIADDSADPRHIAIDLLSQAEHDEIASAFLITPVEAFARAVQRHVEDELKTLKREPIASASMRNKAAIIVAKDLQECFKLMNELAVEHLEIATNDALSYMDEVKHAGAIFFGHFTPEAMGDYIAGPNHTLPTGGSARFYSPLGVENFMKRSSIISVSRKGIMHLGKPCMQLAEAEGLTAHKRSIAVRLED
- a CDS encoding flagellin; translated protein: MKLGTYTANQASGNYYLDQAKNSEKKALNAISANSEIKASGANLQIAESLLSQTNVLNEGMANANDMIGMLQIADSTLLNLSESADKIGELSSKLSNPALSANEQKGIKGEINALKNAMSDSVKEAKFNGKNVFDAELGFFTGEGTKNINLSTNALLNVKEDGSNSSDILKNINSLRSEIGSTQNAVFKGMNALAARSVANANSVENLDSSDIAKSLEENLQANLKLHAASLAKAHDTTSLAAKLDKLLGE